The Meriones unguiculatus strain TT.TT164.6M chromosome 6, Bangor_MerUng_6.1, whole genome shotgun sequence genomic interval GCTGAAGTTCAGAAGTTTGGGATTTTAGAGCACTTTggatcttgtttttttttggtcagtAGTGCCCAGTGTGGGTGAGTAAATGGCATGCATTTAGTTACAGTTTTATAGAGAATTTCTTAGTTGTGACTAGCTATAGTCACGAAAAGACAACTGCAATGAGAAAATACATGTTGAGAAAGTATTTATGTATTTGAAAAGAAACGGTATAGACTTAAGAATCATGGCAGATGTAAATCTTTTATGCTAAAGCCCCCCTTTGTTTTTGTACTAGGTAAAAAATGTTCAACCACAGCAAGAACCAAAGGAATTCAGACTGCCGATAGGACATCACTTTGATAAGAATATTATGGATGTTCCCAAAGGCAAAATTACTGTTATAGAAGCATTGACCCTTCTCAATAATCACAAACTTAAGCCAGGAACATGGACTGCTGAGAAAATTGCTGAAGAATACTGTTTAGAACTTAAGGACGTGAATTCCCTTCTTAAATATTTTGTTACTTTTGAAGTCAAAATCATCCCTGCTAAAGACAAGAAAGCAATATCAGCAAAATGAAGAAAATCACAACTATGTCCTCCCAAACCCATGTCCTTGTTTTTAGTGTATTAAATTATACAAGTTACTGTGAGTTGAAGATCCCTACTTTGAGAGCACTTT includes:
- the Ndufaf4 gene encoding NADH dehydrogenase [ubiquinone] 1 alpha subcomplex assembly factor 4, with protein sequence MGARLTRAFRNVNLEQRAEREISKAKPSTAPKHPSTRGLLREQLSRNPEIEEEVSRKDNKLLSLLRDVYVDSKDPVPSLPVKNVQPQQEPKEFRLPIGHHFDKNIMDVPKGKITVIEALTLLNNHKLKPGTWTAEKIAEEYCLELKDVNSLLKYFVTFEVKIIPAKDKKAISAK